A DNA window from Coffea arabica cultivar ET-39 chromosome 6c, Coffea Arabica ET-39 HiFi, whole genome shotgun sequence contains the following coding sequences:
- the LOC113692901 gene encoding uncharacterized protein, giving the protein MANTQTLRELATPELTHQPLCITFPTLAENTTFELKSGLIHLLPSFHGLSGEEPHKHVKEFEVICSSMKSPGVTEEQIRLRAFPFSLKDAAKDWLYYLPAGSITTWAQVKKKFLEKFFPASRAASLRIEICSIKQYPGESLYDYWERFNKLCTRCPQHQISEQLLIQYFYEGLQTSDRSIIDAASGGALANKTPREAWLLIESMAENSQQFGFRESNPTRRVNEVETSSIQQQISELTSFVRQLAMGNMHQAKACGICTNVGHPTDSCPILQEDGAEQVNMAGGVLALQIPYDPYSNTYNPGWRDHPNFSYGNRPQNAFPNRPPRFQQPWQQKSQPSFSNSRSSLEEIVKSLATTTTQLQQETRTLVTTTAQLQQETRSLTASTTQFQQDTKAGMKDMKTRMSQMATAINRLESHVYGKLPSQPEVNLRNVSAMTLRSDKEVEGSKLTISKSKSEEQIEKGIEEEGRIREESKVPKYAEFLKDLSVNKRKLRGDERVMVGENVSAVFQRKLPPKCRDPGSWQLDMPTLVDHA; this is encoded by the exons ATGGCCAACACTCAAACATTAAGGGAGCTGGCTACTCCGGAGCTGACTCACCAGCCCTTATGCATCACATTCCCCACTTTGGCTGAGAATACTACTTTCGAACTGAAGTCGGGGCTGATTCATCTCTTACCTTCTTTCCATGGTCTCTCTGGCGAAGAACCCCACAAACACGTCAAGGAATTCGAGGTGATTTGCTCTAGTATGAAATCTCCTGGGGTCACTGAAGAGCAAATTAGACTGAGAGCCTTCCCTTTTTCCCTCAAGGATGCAGCGAAGGATTGGTTATACTACCTACCCGCAGGTAGTATTACAACATGGGCCCAAGTTAAgaagaaatttttggaaaaattcttccCTGCATCCCGAGCTGCAAGTCTAAGAATAGAAATATGTAGCATTAAGCAGTATCCCGGGGAGTCCCTATATGATTATTGGGAAAGGTTCAATAAGTTGTGCACTAGATGCCCACAAcatcaaattagtgaacaaCTATTGATCCAATACTTCTATGAGGGACTACAGACGTCCGACAGGAGTATCATTGATGCAGCAAGTGGGGGAGCATTAGCAAACAAAACACCAAGGGAAGCATGGCTACTCATTGAGTCAATGGCAGAAAATTCTCAACAGTTTGGCTTTCGTGAGAGTAACCCTACTCGTAGGGTCAACGAGGTAGAGACGTCGTCCATTCAGCAGCAGATATCGGAGCTGACATCTTTTGTACGACAATTAGCTATGGGAAACATGCATCAAGCAAAGGCCTGTGGAATCTGCACAAATGTGGGTCACCCCACTGACTCATGCCCTATATTGCAAGAGGATGGGGCTGAACAAGTGAACATGGCTGGAGGCGTGCTCGCGCTTCAAATACCGTACGACCCATACTCCAACACGTACAACCCTGGTTGGAGAGATCACCCCAATTTCAGCTATGGTAATAGACCACAAAATGCATTCCCCAATCGTCCACCAAGATTTCAGCAACCTTGGCAACAGAAGTCCCAACCCTCGTTCTCCAATTCAAGAAGTTCTTTGGAGGAAATTGTCAAGAGTTTGGCCACGACTACCACTCAACTCCAGCAGGAGACTAGAACCCTAGTCACGACCACTGCTCAACTCCAGCAAGAGACTAGGTCCTTGACAGCTAGCACTACTCAGTTTCAACAGGACACCAAAGCAGGCATGAAAGATATGAAGACTCGCATGAGTCAAATGGCAACTGCCATTAATCGCCTGGAGTCCCACGTCTATGGGAAATTGCCATCGCAACCTGAGGTAAACCTCAGAAATGTAAGTGCCATGACATTAAGGAGTGACAAGGAGGTGGAGGGATCTAAGTTGACGATttcgaaaagcaaaagtgaggaGCAGATAGAAAAGggaattgaagaggaagggCGCATTCGCGAAGAGTCTAAG GTACCCAAGTACGCAGAGTTCTTGAAAGACTTGAGCGTTAACAAAAGAAAGTTAAGGGGTGATGAAAGAGTGatggtaggagagaatgtatcaGCTGTATTTCAAAGGAAACTCCCACCCAAATGCAGAGATCCAG GAAGCTGGCAGTTAGACATGCCCACTCTAGTTGATCATGCCTAA
- the LOC113692377 gene encoding uncharacterized protein isoform X1 encodes MASLLNPPLTLPQKKVNCGIGAAAATVTLPNRNFLPTVRTAGNHRPHLVVNAKSSTQADMLEKDSVSVEGVDDKSDFGVVSMHHVGILCENLERSLDFYQNILGLKINEARPHDKLPYRGAWLWVGSEMIHLMELPNPDPLTGRPEHGGRDRHTCIAIRDVPKLKAILDKAGIAYTLSRSGRPAIFTRDPDANALEFTQVEA; translated from the exons ATGGCTTCTCTACTGAACCCACCTCTAACTTTGCCTCAAAAAAAG GTCAATTGCGGAATTGGTGCTGCTGCTGCAACAGTTACACTACCAAACAGAAACTTTCTGCCTACTGTAAGAACTGCTGGAAATCATAGGCCTCATTTGGTGGTAAACGCTAAATCATCTACACAAGCAGATATGCTTGAGAAAGATTCTGTCAGTGTTGAAGGTGTTGATGACAAGAGTG ATTTTGGAGTTGTAAGTATGCATCATGTTGGGATCTTATGTGAGAACCTTGAAAGGTCACTGGACTTTTACCAGAATATACTTG GCCTAAAAATAAATGAGGCACGACCACACGATAAGCTTCCATATAGGGGTGCTTGGTTGTGGGTTGGTTCTGAGATGATACATTTGATGGAGCTTCCAAATCCTGACCCGCTAACAGGCAGGCCCGAACATGGGGGTCGAGATCGGCATACTTGCATAGCAATTCGGGATGTGCCAAAGCTGAAAGCAATTCTGGATAAAGCTG GTATTGCATACACCCTTAGTCGCTCTGGAAGGCCAGCCATATTTACACGTGATCCAGATGCCAATGCACTAGAATTCACGCAAGTGGAGGCCTGA
- the LOC113693589 gene encoding protein ANTAGONIST OF LIKE HETEROCHROMATIN PROTEIN 1, protein MEISSFSSPYSGSSSEDYLSSNLFSFFQELDPIAIPTNNTSSSSSSQSNINLSKKRKRVDHEPTSSSIQDFVNTFLTFDSDNKQQEQQQEDEFLLFPSLASFSQSPSSTSPMREMKEGAIGTASESKRARRSSPEVEAPEAGTSSQRRLWVKDRSKAWWEHCNSPDFPEEEFRKAFRMSKATFDMICDELESVVTKKDTMLRLAIPVRQRVAVCIWRLATGEPLREVSKRFGLGISTCHKLVLEVCSAIRNVLMPKFLQWPNEENMREVKRGFEMISGVADVAGSIYTSHVPIIAPKVSVASYFNKRHTERNQKTSYSITVQGVVDPKGVFTDICVGWPGSMTDDKVLEQSALYQRANRGLLKDVWVVGNAGFPLMDWVLVPYTRQNLTWTQHALNEKVGEVQNIAKEAFMRLKARWRCLQKRTEVKLQDLPILLGACCVLHNICEIRDEGMSPELRFELFDDEVVPENPVRSMNAVQARDQIAHKLLHHNLAGTTFL, encoded by the coding sequence ATGGAAATTTCATCTTTCTCGTCACCATATAGTGGTAGTAGTAGTGAAGATTACCTCTCTTCTAACTTATTCAGTTTCTTTCAAGAATTGGATCCCATTGCTATTCCTACCAACAATacgtcttcttcttcctcctctcaGAGTAACATTAATctctccaagaaaagaaaaagggtcgATCACGAGCCTACCTCTTCCTCGATTCAGGACTTTGTTaacactttcttgacttttgataGCGATAACAAACAACAAGAACAGCAGCAAGAAGACGAATTCCTTCTCTTTCCATCTCTGGCTTCTTTCTCTCAGTCGCCCTCAAGTACAAGTCCAATGAGAGAAATGAAAGAGGGTGCTATTGGTACTGCCTCCGAATCCAAAAGGGCTCGTCGGAGTTCGCCTGAAGTTGAAGCACCAGAAGCAGGAACCAGCTCGCAGAGGAGATTATGGGTAAAGGATCGATCAAAAGCTTGGTGGGAGCATTGTAATAGCCCCGATTTTCCGGAGGAGGAGTTCAGGAAAGCTTTTCGGATGAGTAAAGCCACTTTTGATATGATTTGTGATGAGCTTGAGTCAGTTGTTACGAAGAAGGATACAATGCTGCGTTTGGCTATTCCGGTTCGCCAACGGGTTGCGGTTTGTATATGGAGATTGGCTACGGGGGAGCCTCTCCGGGAGGTGTCGAAGCGATTTGGATTGGGAATCTCAACTTGTCATAAGCTTGTCCTTGAGGTTTGTTCTGCAATCAGGAATGTTTTGATGCCTAAGTTTTTGCAGTGGCCTAATGAGGAGAATATGAGGGAAGTCAAGAGAGGTTTTGAAATGATTTCTGGGGTAGCAGATGTGGCTGGTTCGATTTATACAAGCCATGTTCCAATCATAGCTCCTAAGGTTAGTGTTGCCTCTTATTTTAACAAGAGGCATACTGAGAGGAATCAGAAGACGTCTTATTCGATTACGGTTCAGGGGGTCGTTGATCCTAAAGGTGTTTTTACTGATATTTGTGTGGGATGGCCTGGTTCAATGACTGATGATAAGGTTTTGGAACAGTCTGCTTTGTACCAGAGAGCAAATAGAGGACTTTTGAAGGATGTTTGGGTTGTCGGAAATGCAGGATTTCCACTTATGGATTGGGTACTAGTTCCATACACAAGGCAGAATCTTACTTGGACTCAGCATGCTCTCAATGAGAAGGTTGGAGAAGTTCAAAATATTGCCAAAGAAGCATTTATGCGATTGAAAGCTCGATGGAGGTGCTTGCAGAAGAGGACAGAAGTTAAGCTCCAGGACTTGCCAATTCTGCTTGGGGCATGCTGTGTACTGCATAACATATGTGAAATAAGGGATGAGGGAATGAGTCCGGAGCTGAGATTCGAATTGTTTGACGATGAAGTGGTACCTGAGAATCCTGTGAGGTCCATGAATGCAGTTCAGGCTAGAGATCAAATTGCACACAAGCTGTTGCACCATAACCTGGCAGGCACCACCTTTTTGTAG
- the LOC113692377 gene encoding uncharacterized protein isoform X2: MASLLNPPLTLPQKKVNCGIGAAAATVTLPNRNFLPTVRTAGNHRPHLVVNAKSSTQADMLEKDSVSVEGVDDKSDFGVVSMHHVGILCENLERSLDFYQNILGRPEHGGRDRHTCIAIRDVPKLKAILDKAGIAYTLSRSGRPAIFTRDPDANALEFTQVEA, translated from the exons ATGGCTTCTCTACTGAACCCACCTCTAACTTTGCCTCAAAAAAAG GTCAATTGCGGAATTGGTGCTGCTGCTGCAACAGTTACACTACCAAACAGAAACTTTCTGCCTACTGTAAGAACTGCTGGAAATCATAGGCCTCATTTGGTGGTAAACGCTAAATCATCTACACAAGCAGATATGCTTGAGAAAGATTCTGTCAGTGTTGAAGGTGTTGATGACAAGAGTG ATTTTGGAGTTGTAAGTATGCATCATGTTGGGATCTTATGTGAGAACCTTGAAAGGTCACTGGACTTTTACCAGAATATACTTG GCAGGCCCGAACATGGGGGTCGAGATCGGCATACTTGCATAGCAATTCGGGATGTGCCAAAGCTGAAAGCAATTCTGGATAAAGCTG GTATTGCATACACCCTTAGTCGCTCTGGAAGGCCAGCCATATTTACACGTGATCCAGATGCCAATGCACTAGAATTCACGCAAGTGGAGGCCTGA
- the LOC113692376 gene encoding U-box domain-containing protein 34, which produces MNREAEERGGGGGGGAETSTVAVAVAVAVKSSRGKGSRRAVRWAVEKMIWKAEPTVLVHVIPPVTSIPTPSGQRIPIEEVDAKILRLYVDDMKERSKQMLIPFKKLCKRRRVEIVVLEGDSPASALVRYVADVGISALVVGSCSPKYGCFRRKPKSSVVPSVLVRNAPESCDVFVVSRRGVIKNKPKTLLATEDSAKEFLVSKSEHHSLTVSKQLPWNSSSSTDSRTNKNSQLSSTSGFGGPDSHIQAYPVYSTTFLQQIHLADKTLDFETVQSRSSRPSTSSEQSNVDAEVERLRQELYSTLSMYNQACEDLVYVQKKVNLLSAECLEEERRVDAARQREEILRKVAAREREKHLEAMKEIEMAKDQCVKEANERQVAETNALNEFSQKQKIVEALFSEDKRYRRYTRDEIEEATGFFCEAKVIGSGAYGKVYKCSIDHTPVAIKVLQSDASDKKEEFLREVEVLSLLRHPHIVLLLGACPEIGCLVYEYMENGSLEDYILPGSGRGPLPWFIRFRIVYEVACGLAFLHNSGPEPIVHRDLKPGNILLDRNYVSKIGDVGLAKIISEVVPDNVTEYQNSILAGTICYMDPEYQRTGTVRPKSDLYALGIIALQLLTACRPNRAILKVENAIKTRSLSAALDKSISDWPLAEVKELAQMALKCCKLRCRDRPDLETELLPVLERLARFADVARKAGSGNFPAPSQYYCPILQEIMDDPHIAADGFTYEHIAIKTWLDRHDVSPVTKVRLQTKMLTPNHILRSAIQEWRSSVSF; this is translated from the exons ATGAATAGGGAGGCTGAGGAgcggggtggtggtggtggcggtGGTGCCGAGACGTCGACGGTGGCTGTGGCAGTGGCAGTGGCAGTAAAGAGCTCAAGAGGGAAAGGAAGCCGGCGTGCAGTCCGGTGGGCGGTTGAGAAGATGATATGGAAAGCCGAACCTACTGTGCTAGTCCATGTCATCCCTCCTGTTACTTCAATCCCTACTcctt CAGGACAGAGGATACCAATTGAAGAGGTGGACGCAAAGATACTGAGactatatgtagatgatatgaAAGAAAGGTCTAAGCAAATGCTTATACCTTTCAAGAAACTGTGTAAAAGAAGAAGG GTGGAAATTGTAGTGCTTGAGGGGGATAGTCCTGCGTCTGCACTTGTAAGATACGTAGCAGATGTGGGGATTTCAGCTTTGGTAGTGGGTTCCTGCTCTCCCAAATACGGTTGCTTTAGAAG GAAGCCAAAGAGCTCTGTAGTGCCATCGGTTCTCGTAAGAAATGCTCCTGAAAGTTGTGATGTCTTTGTGGTGTCCAGACGTGGGGTTatcaaaaataaaccaaaaaccTTGTTGGCTACTG AGGATAGCGCAAAGGAGTTTTTGGTCAGTAAAAGCGAACACCATTCTCTGACAGTAAGTAAACAATTGCCTTGGAACAGTTCTTCGTCAACAGACTCAAGAACCAACAAAAACTCACAACTATCATCAACCTCTGGCTTTGGTGGTCCAGACTCTCATATTCAGGCCTATCCAGTATACTCTACCACTTTTCTGCAGCAGATTCATCTTGCGGACAAAACCTTAGATTTTGAAACAGTTCAGAGTCGCTCCTCTCGACCTTCTACATCCTCGGAGCAG TCAAATGTCGATGCTGAAGTGGAGCGACTGCGACAAGAATTATACAGCACTCTTTCCATGTACAATCAAGCCTGTGAAGATCTGGTTTATGTCCAAAAGAAG GTCAACTTGCTTTCTGCTGAATGccttgaagaagaaagaagagtgGATGCTGCAAGACAAAGAGAGGAGATTTTACGCAAAGTTgctgcaagagagagagagaagcatTTGGAGGCCATGAAGGAGATTGAAATGGCAAAGGATCAGTGTGTCAAGGAAGCTAATGAAAGACAAGTAGCAGAAACTAATGCCCTCAACGAGTTTTCTCAGAAGCAGAAAATTGTGGAAGCACTAttttcagaagacaaaaggtacAGAAGGTACACTAGAGACGAAATTGAGGAGGCAACAGGTTTCTTCTGTGAGGCAAAGGTTATAGGTTCTGGAGCATATGGAAAAGTTTACAAATGCAGCATTGATCATACTCCCGTGGCCATTAAAGTCCTTCAGTCTGATGCATCAGacaaaaaggaagaatttcTGAGAGAG GTTGAAGTTCTTAGCCTACTACGTCACCCTCATATTGTTTTACTTCTTGGAGCCTGTCCAGAAATTGGTTGCCTGGTATATGAATATATGGAAAATGGCAGCCTGGAAGATTATATACTTCCTGGAAGCGGCCGAGGTCCGCTTCCCTGGTTTATTCGTTTCCGGATTGTTTATGAAGTGGCCTGTGGACTTGCATTTTTACACAATTCAGGACCAGAGCCTATTGTCCATCGGGATCTGAAACCAGGAAATATACTCTTAGATAGAAATTATGTGAGCAAAATTGGAGACGTGGGCTTGGCAAAAATAATATCGGAGGTGGTGCCTGATAATGTAACAGAATACCAAAATTCTATTCTTGCTGGTACCATTTGTTACATGGATCCAGAGTATCAAAGGACTGGCACGGTAAGACCAAAATCTGATCTGTATGCTTTAGGAATCATAGCTCTTCAGCTGTTGACCGCTTGCCGTCCTAATAGAGCAATACTGAAGGTTGAAAATGCCATAAAAACTAGATCATTGTCAGCCGCACTAGATAAATCAATTTCAGACTGGCCATTGGCTGAAGTCAAAGAACTCGCTCAGATGGCTCTAAAATGCTGTAAACTTAGGTGCAGAGACAGGCCAGATCTTGAAACAGAGTTGCTCCCTGTTTTGGAAAGACTCGCCAGATTTGCTGATGTAGCTAGGAAAGCTGGCAGTGGCAATTTTCCTGCACCAAGCCAGTATTACTGCCCAATTCTTCAG GAAATAATGGATGATCCGCATATTGCAGCAGATGGTTTTACATATGAGCACATTGCGATTAAAACATGGCTTGACAGACATGATGTATCACCAGTAACGAAGGTTAGACTGCAGACGAAGATGCTTACCCCAAACCATATACTGCGTTCAGCCATTCAAGAGTGGAGGTCAAGCGTCTCATTCTGA